In Parasegetibacter sp. NRK P23, a single genomic region encodes these proteins:
- a CDS encoding M20 family metallopeptidase: MLSEKIKALAQQYAPEMIAVRHHLHAHPELSYQEFETAAFVQEKLRSWGIPFTTKATTGVVGIIEGKNPSSRIIALRGDMDALPIEEANDVPYKSTKPGIMHACGHDVHTTCLLGAAKILQETKADWEGTVKLIFQPGEERNPGGASLMIKDGALENPAPQGIIGLHVNPQLEVGKLSFRSGMVMASADEIYITVKSKGGHAAAPHLTVDTILVAAHIVTALQQVISRNNSPFSPSVLSICSIQGGHTTNVIPSEVKMMGTFRAMNEEWRFKAHELIRNIVEGTAKSMGAEVHLHIDVGYPTVHNNEALTTKAWDQAKLYMGDDKVEETELRMGAEDFGYYSQVIPGCFYRLGVMNKEKGITSGVHTPTFDIDESAIEIGMGMMAWLGASV; encoded by the coding sequence TTGCTCTCCGAAAAAATAAAAGCCCTAGCCCAACAATACGCGCCCGAAATGATCGCCGTAAGACATCATTTACACGCGCACCCCGAACTCAGTTACCAGGAATTTGAAACGGCGGCCTTCGTGCAGGAAAAACTTCGTTCCTGGGGCATCCCATTTACCACCAAAGCCACCACCGGTGTAGTTGGCATTATTGAAGGAAAAAATCCTTCTTCCCGCATCATCGCACTGCGTGGCGATATGGACGCGTTGCCGATTGAAGAGGCCAACGATGTGCCGTATAAATCTACAAAGCCTGGCATCATGCACGCGTGTGGCCACGATGTGCATACCACCTGCCTGTTGGGCGCCGCGAAAATACTGCAGGAAACAAAAGCCGACTGGGAAGGAACCGTGAAACTCATCTTCCAACCGGGAGAAGAACGCAACCCCGGTGGCGCGAGTTTAATGATCAAAGACGGTGCACTGGAAAACCCCGCACCGCAGGGCATTATAGGATTACACGTAAATCCCCAATTGGAAGTAGGCAAACTGAGTTTCAGAAGCGGGATGGTGATGGCCTCCGCCGATGAAATTTACATCACGGTGAAAAGCAAAGGCGGACACGCCGCCGCACCACATTTAACCGTGGATACCATTCTTGTGGCGGCGCACATCGTGACCGCGTTGCAACAGGTGATCAGCCGCAACAATAGTCCGTTCTCACCTTCCGTGTTGTCCATCTGCTCTATACAAGGCGGTCATACCACCAATGTGATTCCCAGTGAAGTGAAAATGATGGGTACCTTCAGGGCCATGAATGAAGAATGGCGCTTTAAGGCACACGAACTGATCAGGAACATCGTGGAAGGCACCGCGAAGAGCATGGGCGCCGAAGTGCACCTGCACATCGATGTTGGCTATCCCACCGTGCACAACAACGAAGCACTCACCACCAAAGCCTGGGACCAGGCTAAGTTGTACATGGGCGATGATAAGGTGGAAGAAACGGAACTGCGCATGGGGGCCGAAGATTTCGGTTACTATTCACAAGTGATCCCGGGATGCTTTTACAGGCTGGGGGTGATGAATAAGGAAAAAGGCATTACATCGGGGGTGCATACGCCAACTTTTGATATTGATGAATCGGCGATAGAGATCGGGATGGGTATGATGGCGTGGCTGGGGGCTTCGGTTTAG
- a CDS encoding GntR family transcriptional regulator yields MQFHNNGQAIYLQIVDYVCEKILRKQWNPDDKIPSVRELGMQLEVNPNTIARAYDFLKQQDIITDKRGIGYFIAAEAEARVQHYRKSVFIETELPPVFRVMRMLGLETNDLQPLYDQFKKQDAVA; encoded by the coding sequence ATGCAGTTCCACAATAACGGACAGGCCATTTACCTGCAGATCGTTGATTATGTGTGCGAGAAGATCCTGCGGAAACAATGGAACCCCGATGATAAGATACCCAGCGTGCGCGAATTGGGGATGCAGCTTGAAGTGAACCCCAATACCATCGCCAGGGCCTACGATTTCCTGAAGCAACAGGACATCATTACCGATAAAAGAGGGATCGGATATTTCATTGCGGCGGAAGCCGAAGCCCGCGTGCAGCACTACCGCAAATCGGTGTTCATCGAAACCGAATTGCCTCCAGTGTTCCGGGTAATGCGGATGCTGGGCCTGGAAACCAACGATCTTCAACCATTGTACGATCAATTCAAAAAACAGGATGCGGTTGCCTAA
- a CDS encoding ATP-binding cassette domain-containing protein codes for MINIQQLNFSYRRKPVFRELNLSLQPGYIYGLLGKNGTGKSTLLRNIAGLLFPGGGSISVNGFNPAERKPSFLADIFMVPEEFFLPNIPIKAFVKSNAPFYPNFSKTQFEQYLTEFSIPIENTLQQMSYGQKKKVLISFGLACNTSVLLMDEPTNGLDILSKSQFRKVMAGAVNENKCIIISTHQVKDLENLIDRITVIDEGKILFDQTIDNISRKLLFRISFSTDELKQAIYAEESLKGNALILPNYMEEDTAIDLEMLYKAIVLKGEAVHAVFNNPSSTSKSVQHA; via the coding sequence ATGATAAACATCCAACAACTCAATTTCTCTTACCGGCGCAAGCCTGTATTCCGCGAGTTGAACCTTAGCCTGCAGCCCGGGTACATTTATGGTTTACTCGGAAAGAACGGAACCGGGAAGTCTACGCTCCTGCGCAACATCGCCGGGTTGCTTTTTCCCGGCGGCGGTTCTATTTCAGTAAATGGTTTCAATCCCGCGGAGCGGAAACCCTCCTTCCTGGCCGACATATTCATGGTGCCCGAAGAATTTTTCCTGCCCAATATCCCCATCAAGGCTTTCGTAAAAAGCAACGCGCCTTTCTACCCGAACTTCAGCAAAACCCAGTTCGAGCAATACCTGACAGAGTTCAGTATTCCCATTGAAAATACCCTGCAGCAAATGAGTTACGGCCAGAAGAAGAAAGTGCTCATCAGCTTCGGCCTCGCCTGCAATACCTCGGTATTATTAATGGACGAACCCACGAACGGACTTGATATCCTCAGCAAAAGCCAGTTCCGCAAAGTAATGGCAGGCGCCGTGAACGAAAACAAGTGCATCATCATCAGTACCCACCAGGTAAAGGACCTCGAAAACCTGATCGACCGCATCACCGTAATCGATGAAGGAAAAATCCTGTTCGACCAAACCATCGACAATATCTCCCGGAAACTGTTGTTCAGGATTTCTTTCAGCACCGATGAACTGAAGCAGGCTATTTACGCGGAAGAATCCCTCAAAGGCAACGCGCTCATTCTGCCCAATTATATGGAAGAAGATACCGCCATCGACCTGGAAATGCTCTATAAGGCCATCGTGCTGAAAGGAGAAGCCGTACACGCCGTTTTTAACAACCCATCCTCCACTTCTAAATCCGTTCAACATGCATGA
- a CDS encoding peroxiredoxin: MKYIFLLATFFSLTTLSAQNTEPAYKRFPTVPPFELLATDSVSKLSKNQLKKNQPVLIMYFSPDCDHCQHQTEDILANIDKLKDVQIVMCSYQPMETIRAFKEKYKLAQYPNIMIGRDTKYFVPSFYGVNSLPYLAFYDKKGNLIKVNEGNVKPAALINNFKEK, from the coding sequence ATGAAATACATCTTTTTACTGGCAACTTTTTTTTCCCTCACCACCCTTTCCGCTCAAAATACAGAACCCGCTTACAAGCGTTTCCCCACGGTTCCGCCGTTTGAACTGCTGGCCACCGACAGTGTATCCAAACTCAGCAAAAACCAGTTGAAAAAGAACCAACCTGTATTGATCATGTATTTCAGTCCGGATTGCGACCATTGCCAGCACCAGACCGAAGACATTCTCGCCAATATAGACAAACTGAAAGATGTTCAGATCGTGATGTGTTCTTATCAACCCATGGAAACCATCCGGGCCTTTAAAGAGAAATACAAACTCGCCCAATATCCCAACATCATGATCGGGAGGGATACCAAATATTTCGTTCCATCTTTCTACGGGGTGAATTCGCTGCCTTACCTGGCCTTCTACGATAAAAAGGGAAACCTCATTAAAGTGAACGAGGGCAACGTGAAGCCCGCCGCACTTATTAACAACTTTAAAGAGAAGTAA
- the mdh gene encoding malate dehydrogenase: MKVTVVGAGAVGATCADNIARKELAEELVLLDIKEGFAEGKAIDMMQTAALLGFDTKIKGVTNDYAATKDSDVVVITSGLPRKPGMTREELIGVNAGIVKGVTENILKYSPDTIIIVVSNPMDTMNYLTYKTSGLPKNKVIGMGGALDSARFKFYLSQALGCSPADLNAVVIGGHGDTTMIPLIKHATWNGTPVTNFLTQEQQDKIVADTMVGGATLTKLIGTSAWYAPGAGTAAMVESILRDEKKLISSGVALEGEYGQNDISLVVPVVLGKGGWEKIIDFKLTEEEQAAFNKSADAVRTMNDVLKTL; this comes from the coding sequence ATGAAAGTTACTGTCGTAGGAGCCGGTGCCGTAGGTGCAACCTGTGCCGACAATATCGCCCGTAAAGAACTGGCCGAAGAACTGGTATTACTGGATATTAAAGAAGGTTTTGCCGAAGGTAAGGCCATCGACATGATGCAAACCGCCGCCCTGCTTGGTTTTGACACAAAGATCAAAGGTGTGACCAATGATTACGCCGCTACCAAAGATTCCGACGTGGTAGTAATCACTTCCGGCCTGCCCCGCAAACCCGGTATGACCCGCGAGGAACTCATCGGCGTGAACGCAGGCATCGTTAAAGGGGTAACCGAAAACATCCTGAAATATTCTCCCGATACCATCATCATAGTAGTATCCAACCCCATGGATACCATGAACTACCTGACGTACAAAACTTCCGGTCTGCCCAAGAACAAAGTGATCGGTATGGGTGGCGCACTGGATTCCGCCCGTTTTAAATTCTACCTCAGCCAGGCCCTGGGTTGCTCCCCTGCCGACCTGAACGCGGTAGTAATCGGCGGACATGGAGACACTACCATGATCCCCCTTATTAAACATGCCACCTGGAACGGTACGCCTGTTACCAATTTCCTTACCCAGGAACAACAGGATAAGATTGTTGCCGATACAATGGTGGGCGGCGCTACCCTCACCAAACTGATCGGCACTTCCGCCTGGTATGCACCCGGAGCAGGCACCGCGGCTATGGTGGAAAGCATTCTCCGCGATGAGAAAAAACTCATCTCCAGCGGTGTGGCCCTGGAAGGAGAATACGGCCAGAACGATATCTCCCTCGTGGTACCCGTGGTACTCGGAAAAGGTGGTTGGGAGAAGATCATCGACTTCAAGCTGACCGAAGAAGAACAGGCGGCTTTCAATAAGAGCGCTGATGCGGTGCGTACGATGAATGATGTGCTGAAAACGCTTTAA
- a CDS encoding MFS transporter has product MKKSASLFNMVVLVAALGYFVDIFDLLLFGMIRTTSLRDIGITLPEEVERIGLMLDNWQMAGMLIGGIFWGILGDKKGRLSVLFGSIITYSLANIANGFVQDTSIYAVLRFIAGFGLAGELGAGITLVNESMDKEKRGIGTALVASIGIMGAVFGGFIVKWVGDWRTCYFIGGGMGLLLLLLRIGVYESGMYENIKHGNASKGNILMLFNNRKRFTKYIAVILMAVPIWYVIQLYAKYSPELAAAIGVDIPEEEKKNIAINGIMLAYLGLTLGDLACGLFSQYLRSRKKALLTFMIGTMAAIGLFYLIGAQSSFVFYSCILLMGFMVGYWAVFMSTAAESFGTNIRSTVTNTAPNFVRGSVIGVNSLYAYFKYNAGLDTVTANLLVGALVFILAFWAWGKLEETFAKDLDYVEA; this is encoded by the coding sequence ATGAAAAAATCGGCCTCCCTTTTTAACATGGTGGTCCTTGTTGCCGCCCTGGGTTACTTCGTCGATATCTTCGACCTTCTCCTGTTCGGCATGATCCGCACCACGAGCCTCAGAGATATTGGCATCACCCTGCCGGAAGAGGTGGAACGCATCGGGCTGATGCTCGACAACTGGCAGATGGCCGGTATGCTGATCGGCGGAATCTTCTGGGGGATACTCGGCGATAAGAAGGGCAGGTTATCGGTACTTTTCGGATCCATCATCACTTATTCACTGGCCAATATCGCAAATGGTTTTGTACAGGATACCTCCATTTACGCGGTCCTTCGTTTTATCGCGGGCTTTGGCCTGGCAGGTGAACTCGGGGCGGGGATTACACTGGTGAATGAATCCATGGACAAAGAGAAGCGTGGTATAGGCACAGCGCTCGTGGCTTCCATAGGCATTATGGGAGCGGTTTTCGGCGGATTCATTGTAAAGTGGGTGGGCGACTGGCGCACCTGTTATTTTATTGGCGGGGGTATGGGATTGTTGCTGCTCCTGTTGCGCATCGGCGTTTACGAATCAGGTATGTACGAAAACATTAAGCATGGCAATGCCTCCAAAGGGAATATCCTGATGTTGTTCAACAACCGCAAACGTTTCACGAAGTATATCGCGGTTATCCTGATGGCGGTTCCCATCTGGTATGTCATTCAGTTGTATGCGAAGTATTCTCCGGAACTGGCTGCTGCTATTGGCGTGGATATTCCGGAAGAGGAAAAAAAGAACATCGCGATCAATGGCATCATGCTGGCTTATCTCGGGCTTACGCTGGGCGACCTGGCATGCGGCCTCTTCTCCCAATACCTGCGCAGCAGGAAAAAAGCGCTGCTCACTTTTATGATCGGCACAATGGCCGCCATCGGCTTATTCTATCTGATTGGCGCGCAAAGCAGTTTCGTATTCTATTCCTGTATATTATTAATGGGTTTTATGGTGGGGTACTGGGCGGTTTTTATGAGCACCGCGGCCGAATCCTTCGGCACCAATATTCGTTCCACCGTTACCAATACCGCTCCCAATTTCGTGCGCGGATCGGTGATCGGGGTAAACAGTTTATATGCCTACTTTAAATACAATGCCGGGTTGGATACGGTTACCGCCAACCTGCTGGTGGGCGCATTGGTATTCATCCTGGCTTTCTGGGCCTGGGGAAAACTGGAAGAAACTTTCGCTAAGGACCTTGATTATGTGGAAGCGTAA
- a CDS encoding DedA family protein → MQDFLDFLKQLIDPVWIHAHGGLYLVAFIIFAETGLFVGFFLPGDSILFVTGMLIAQHQAPFASDPANLFYWMALISICGIVGNLVGYWFGRKSGHLLFERKDTWLFKKKHLYQAKEFYEKKGGAAIILARFLPIVRTFAPIVAGIVGMERKKFMLYNVIGGLAWVVSLVLVGYALGENEWVKHNLEKIIIGLVLVTTAPVAIKMFFPKKKSAQTAEGPQE, encoded by the coding sequence ATGCAAGATTTTCTGGATTTTTTAAAGCAACTCATCGACCCGGTCTGGATACACGCGCACGGCGGATTGTACCTCGTGGCCTTTATTATTTTCGCTGAAACAGGGCTTTTCGTGGGCTTCTTCCTGCCCGGTGATTCCATTCTTTTCGTGACCGGCATGCTGATTGCCCAGCACCAGGCCCCGTTCGCCAGTGATCCCGCAAACCTGTTCTACTGGATGGCGCTGATTTCGATCTGTGGTATCGTTGGAAACCTGGTCGGATATTGGTTCGGTAGAAAATCCGGGCACCTGCTGTTTGAAAGAAAAGATACCTGGCTCTTTAAAAAGAAACACCTTTACCAGGCGAAAGAATTCTATGAGAAAAAGGGTGGCGCAGCCATTATCCTCGCCCGTTTCCTACCCATAGTAAGAACGTTTGCGCCCATCGTGGCGGGCATCGTGGGGATGGAAAGAAAGAAATTCATGTTGTACAATGTGATTGGCGGCCTCGCCTGGGTGGTGAGTCTTGTACTGGTGGGTTACGCCCTCGGTGAGAACGAATGGGTGAAGCACAACCTCGAAAAAATAATCATCGGACTGGTATTGGTGACCACCGCACCCGTTGCGATCAAGATGTTCTTCCCGAAGAAAAAATCAGCGCAAACGGCTGAAGGACCGCAGGAGTAA
- a CDS encoding dicarboxylate/amino acid:cation symporter yields MGTPTSSGSNRLTLYIIIALVLGVALGFILNGNYLATENAVVTSAEAKLKVLNQSIKSSTDTSSAAFKQLLAEKAEQATLKNSALASRDKKVEPFSLLADIFLRLIKMIVAPLVFTTLVVGVAKLGDIKSVGRIGGKTLLWFLSASLMSLLLGLVLVNLFKPGIAMNLPLPDLGEDTGIKKTALTLKEFLYHVFPTSVIDAMAKNEILQIVVFALFFGVATAAIGDMGKIVIKAFDAIAHVILKLTGYVMNFAPVAVFGAMTAVIAKQGIGILKTYSIFIGEFYLGLGILWLVLILAGGVFIGKRVLDLVRRIKEPTLLAFSTSSSEAAFPKTMTELERFGCKDKIVSFVLPLGYSFNLDGSMMYMTFASLFIAQSYGIQLDMGTQISMLLVLMLTSKGIAGVPRASLVVIAGTLATFNIPEAGLALLLGIDPLLDMGRSATNVVGNSIATAVVSKWEGELTPADS; encoded by the coding sequence ATGGGAACGCCAACATCGTCAGGTTCTAACCGCCTCACCCTTTATATTATCATAGCACTGGTGCTGGGCGTGGCCCTTGGCTTTATCCTGAACGGTAATTACCTCGCAACGGAAAATGCGGTGGTTACTTCCGCCGAAGCCAAACTGAAGGTACTCAACCAATCCATCAAATCATCCACCGATACCAGTTCCGCCGCGTTCAAACAATTGCTTGCCGAAAAGGCGGAGCAGGCCACACTGAAAAACAGTGCCCTTGCTTCCCGCGATAAAAAAGTAGAACCATTCTCCCTTTTAGCCGATATCTTTCTTCGTCTCATTAAAATGATCGTGGCCCCGTTGGTGTTCACCACACTCGTGGTGGGCGTGGCCAAACTAGGGGACATCAAATCGGTAGGAAGAATTGGGGGCAAAACCCTGCTCTGGTTCCTCAGCGCCTCATTGATGAGTTTGTTGCTGGGGTTGGTGCTGGTGAATCTCTTCAAACCGGGTATCGCCATGAACCTGCCTCTGCCCGACCTCGGAGAAGATACCGGCATCAAAAAAACAGCGCTTACTTTAAAGGAGTTCCTCTACCATGTGTTCCCCACCAGCGTGATAGATGCCATGGCGAAAAATGAAATTCTCCAGATCGTGGTGTTCGCGCTGTTCTTCGGCGTAGCTACCGCCGCCATTGGCGATATGGGTAAAATTGTAATCAAGGCCTTCGATGCCATCGCCCACGTGATCCTCAAACTCACCGGTTATGTGATGAACTTCGCTCCGGTAGCGGTTTTCGGCGCCATGACCGCCGTGATCGCCAAACAGGGAATTGGTATTCTGAAAACTTATTCCATCTTTATCGGCGAATTCTACCTGGGATTGGGTATCCTTTGGCTCGTACTCATCTTGGCGGGTGGCGTATTCATCGGAAAGCGTGTGCTTGACCTCGTTAGAAGAATAAAAGAACCTACTTTACTTGCTTTCTCCACTTCTTCCAGCGAAGCGGCCTTCCCGAAAACCATGACGGAACTGGAACGCTTCGGCTGCAAAGATAAAATTGTAAGTTTTGTGCTCCCGCTGGGTTATTCGTTCAACCTCGACGGCAGCATGATGTATATGACCTTCGCCTCCCTGTTCATCGCGCAGAGCTACGGTATTCAGCTTGACATGGGCACGCAGATCAGCATGCTCCTCGTGCTGATGCTCACCAGCAAAGGCATTGCGGGCGTACCCCGGGCTTCACTCGTGGTGATTGCCGGCACACTCGCTACATTTAATATTCCTGAGGCCGGTCTGGCGCTCCTGCTGGGCATCGACCCACTCCTGGATATGGGCCGCAGCGCCACCAACGTAGTGGGGAACAGTATTGCCACCGCGGTGGTAAGCAAATGGGAAGGAGAACTTACACCAGCCGATTCTTAA
- a CDS encoding amino acid permease, translated as MSLFLKKPISSLMDEARETGEHSLKRTLGGWGLVALGIGAIIGAGLFVRTAAAAAQNAGPSVTLGFILAAVGCAFAGLCYAELSSSIPISGSAYTYTYATMGEFLAWIIGWDLVLEYAVGAATVGIAWSEYLNNLLVEVLNMSPIPYEWCHSPFQTSVDGVSGIINLPALGIVTAISLLLIKGTQESAFVNNLIVITKVTIVVLIIALGWGFINADNHTPYIPEATKYTDHQGITHSFGGIMGILGAAGTVFFAFIGFDAVSTAAQETKNPKKDMPFGILGSLIVCTILYILFAHVLTGLAPVEFFRDPTKGGEASVVAAIREFMPGYGWLSKSVTVAILAGFSSVILVMLLGQSRVFFSMSKDGLLPKTFSEVHPKYKTPYKGNLVILLLVALFAAFVPGDVVGHMTSIGTLFAFILVCVAVIILRKKEPDMPRQFKTPMVPLFPILGILACTAMIFGLGWENWARLAGWLALGFIIYFAYGKKHSKLQKEKNK; from the coding sequence ATGAGTTTGTTTTTAAAGAAGCCCATCAGCAGCCTGATGGATGAGGCCCGTGAAACCGGTGAGCACTCATTAAAACGCACGCTGGGCGGATGGGGACTCGTGGCCCTCGGTATCGGAGCCATTATTGGCGCCGGATTATTTGTAAGAACAGCAGCGGCGGCGGCCCAGAATGCTGGTCCTTCCGTTACGCTCGGTTTTATCCTCGCCGCTGTCGGCTGTGCTTTCGCAGGACTTTGTTACGCGGAACTTTCTTCTTCCATTCCCATCTCCGGTAGCGCTTACACTTATACTTACGCCACCATGGGCGAATTCCTCGCGTGGATCATCGGCTGGGACCTGGTACTGGAATACGCTGTAGGCGCGGCCACCGTTGGCATCGCCTGGAGCGAGTACCTCAACAACCTGCTGGTGGAAGTACTTAATATGAGTCCGATTCCTTACGAATGGTGCCACTCTCCTTTCCAGACCTCTGTTGACGGCGTAAGCGGCATCATCAACCTGCCTGCGCTTGGCATCGTTACAGCGATTAGCTTGCTGCTCATTAAAGGTACCCAGGAATCCGCTTTCGTGAACAACCTGATCGTGATTACTAAAGTAACCATCGTTGTACTCATCATCGCTTTGGGATGGGGTTTCATCAACGCCGACAACCATACCCCCTACATTCCTGAAGCCACCAAATACACCGATCACCAGGGCATTACACACAGCTTCGGTGGCATTATGGGTATTCTCGGCGCGGCAGGAACGGTATTTTTCGCCTTCATCGGCTTCGATGCCGTGAGCACGGCCGCACAGGAAACGAAAAATCCGAAGAAAGACATGCCCTTCGGTATCCTTGGTTCCCTTATCGTTTGTACCATCCTCTATATTCTCTTCGCCCACGTACTCACTGGTCTGGCCCCGGTAGAATTCTTCCGCGATCCAACCAAAGGTGGTGAAGCCTCCGTAGTGGCAGCCATCAGGGAATTCATGCCCGGATACGGATGGTTGAGCAAATCAGTAACCGTGGCTATTCTAGCCGGTTTCTCCTCTGTAATCCTCGTAATGCTCTTAGGGCAAAGTCGTGTATTCTTCTCCATGAGTAAAGACGGACTGCTCCCTAAAACTTTCAGCGAAGTGCACCCCAAATACAAAACCCCTTACAAAGGAAACCTCGTGATCCTGTTGCTGGTGGCCCTTTTCGCGGCCTTCGTTCCCGGTGATGTGGTTGGTCACATGACCAGCATCGGTACGCTGTTCGCGTTCATCCTGGTTTGTGTGGCGGTGATTATCCTCCGGAAGAAGGAACCTGATATGCCCCGTCAGTTCAAAACCCCGATGGTACCGTTGTTCCCGATACTAGGCATTCTCGCCTGTACGGCCATGATCTTCGGACTCGGATGGGAAAACTGGGCAAGGCTCGCGGGATGGCTGGCGCTTGGGTTTATCATCTATTTCGCGTACGGGAAGAAGCATAGTAAGTTGCAGAAAGAAAAGAATAAGTAG